Proteins from one Juglans microcarpa x Juglans regia isolate MS1-56 chromosome 1S, Jm3101_v1.0, whole genome shotgun sequence genomic window:
- the LOC121247730 gene encoding uncharacterized protein LOC121247730 — protein sequence MLERVLSLRRAAPPHGDEEAENNDDGATDESKTKKQQLLLTTRAFNYFTRMGPIGPCLAFLFLAFLALLSLLLFHSHSFVCVSSYYDPVYRSSFFGLDGLESDFGSLGVPWCRSKHGKTVEWTSKDLLDGLEEFVPIYEARPIKNNMYGMGFDHSFGLWFIARWLKPDLMIESGAFKGHSTWVLRQAMPDIPIVSLSPRHPEKYLKKGPAYVDENCTYFAGKDFVDFGNVDWGSVMKKHGITDLNRVLIFFDDHQNELKRIKQALKVGFQHLVFEDNYDTGTGDHYSLRQICDQSYIRGGGHSCFKDSDEARIRSKRKKFWEKGTDIEELCGPGEAWWGVRGYMRDNFNHSNQPISHAEHFQNSRFLESILDVYWELPPVAGPSLTHQTRYDPARATSPLVEDGRYGLYQRLGLTRLETSTFNGYTQMVYVQISKQ from the exons ATGCTGGAGCGGGTCCTCTCCCTGCGCCGAGCCGCTCCGCCACACGGGGACGAAGAAGCCGAAAACAACGACGATGGCGCCACAGACGAGTCTAAGACCAAGAAGCAGCAACTCCTGCTCACGACCCGGGCCTTTAACTACTTTACTCGAATGGGTCCCATCGGACCCTGCCTCGCATTCCTATTCCTCGCCTTCCTCGCTCTCCTCTCCTTGCTACTCTTCCACTCCCACAGTTTCGTTTGCGTCTCCTCCTACTACGACCCGGTTTACCGCTCCAGCTTCTTCGGGTTAGACGGTCTCGAATCGGATTTCGGATCCCTCGGCGTGCCCTGGT GCAGATCGAAACATGGAAAAACGGTTGAATGGACGTCTAAGGATTTACTTGATGGCTTGGAAGAGTTCGTGCCTATATATGAAGCTCGGCCAATTAAGAACAACATGTATGGGATGGGTTTTGACCACAGCTTTGGGCTATGGTTCATTGCTCGATGGCTGAAGCCAGATTTAATGATTGAGAGTGGTGCTTTCAAGGGGCATTCCACTTGGGTTTTGCGGCAAGCAATGCCAGACATCCCAATCGTGTCACTTTCACCCCGACATCCCGAGAAGTATCTCAAGAAGGGACCTGCTTATGTTGATGAAAACTGCACATACTTTGCTGGAAAGGACTTTGTTGATTTTGGAAATGTTGATTGGGGAAGTGTGATGAAGAAACATGGGATTACTGATCTGAATCGGGTTCTTATATTTTTTGATGACCATCAGAATGAATTGAAAAG AATAAAGCAGGCCCTTAAAGTTGGCTTCCAACATCTTGTTTTTGAGGATAACTATGACACTGGAACTGGAGATCATTATTCCTTAAGGCAGATATGTGATCAATCTTATATAAGAG GAGGTGGCCACAGCTGTTTTAAAGACAGTGATGAAGCTCGGATTagatcaaaaagaaagaaattctgGGAGAAAGGGACGGATATAGAAGAGCTTTGTGGGCCGGGTGAAGCATGGTGGGGTGTTAGAGGGTATATGCGGGATAACTTCAACCACAGTAATCAGCCAATCTCCCATGCAGAACACTTTCAGAACAGCCGTTTTCTGGAATCAATTCTTGATGTTTATTGGGAACTCCCTCCGGTTGCTGGACCTTCTCTTACTCATCAAACAAGATACGATCCGGCTCGTGCAACCAGTCCTCTTGTTGAAGATGGTCGGTATGGCTTGTACCAGCGGCTCGGTCTAACCAGGCTGGAGACTTCTACATTTAATGGATATACTCAGATGGTTTATGTTCAGATATCAaaacaatag
- the LOC121247731 gene encoding auxin-responsive protein IAA27-like encodes MSMPLEHNYIRLSEASSMERSSEKLSSSSSSTLSTEVEKSSTLNLKETELTLGLPGSEVPERKPGLGVSLFGKDLEDKNNGYSLSTLKNPVSGAKRGFYDAIDGSSGKWVLSMSNGSKVDLGKGAVLFSTRSGNSGKPLAGLEGKNNTQQSCPLATPTMKEASSVPQSSKPVQDKKPQIPVANEHSSAPAAKSQVVGWPPIRSFRKNSMASNLTKTADEAEGKTGFGCLYVKVSMDGAPYLRKVDLKTYNNYMELSSALEKMFSCFTIGQCSSRGLRGRDGLNESCLRDLLHGSEYVLTYEDKDGDWMLVGDVPWEMFTDSCRRLRIMKGSEAIGLVC; translated from the exons ATGTCTATGCCACTGGAACATAATTATATACGCTTATCAGAGGCTTCTTCAATGGAAAGAAGCTCTGAAAAGCTttcatcttcctcctcttctacTCTCTCCACTGAGGTTGAGAAGAGCTCTACTCTCAACCTCAAGGAGACTGAACTCACACTTGGCTTGCCTGGGTCTGAGGTCCCAGAGAGAAAACCAGGACTGGGGGTCTCCCTTTTTGGTAAGGACTTGGAGGATAAGAATAATGGGTATTCTCTGAGCACTCTAAAAAACCCTGTGTCTGGGGCTAAGAGGGGTTTCTATGATGCCATTGATGGTTCTTCTGGGAAATGGGTTTTATCTATGTCTAATGGATCCAAGGTTGATTTGGGTAAAGGGGCTGTTTTGTTCTCTACTAGAAGTGGGAATAGTGGGAAGCCTCTTGCTGGTTTAGAGGGTAAGAATAATACCCAGCAGTCATGTCCGCTCGCAACACCAACCATGAAAGAGGCTAGTTCTGTTCCTCAATCTTCAAAGCCAGTTCAGGATAAGAAGCCTCAGATTCCTGTTGCAAATGAACATAGTAGTGCTCCTGCTGCAAA ATCACAGGTTGTAGGATGGCCCCCAATTCGTTCATTCAGAAAAAACAGCATGGCCTCCAATTTGACGAAAACTGCCGATGAGGCTGAAGGCAAAACTGGATTTGGATGCCTTTATGTAAAAGTTAGCATGGACGGTGCTCCATACCTAAGGAAGGTTGATCTCAAAAcgtataataattatatggaACTGTCATCGGCTCTGGAGAAGATGTTTAGCTGCTTTACCATTG GGCAGTGCAGTTCTCGTGGACTTCGAGGGCGGGATGGCCTAAACGAGAGttgtttgagggatcttctccATGGCTCTGAATATGTGCTGACATATGAAGACAAGGATGGGGATTGGATGCTTGTTGGTGATGTCCCCTGGGA AATGTTCACCGACTCCTGTAGGAGGCTAAGGATCATGAAAGGCTCGGAGGCAATTGGGTTAG TCTGTTGA